The following proteins are encoded in a genomic region of Periophthalmus magnuspinnatus isolate fPerMag1 chromosome 23, fPerMag1.2.pri, whole genome shotgun sequence:
- the prrc2b gene encoding protein PRRC2B isoform X1 yields MSDRLGQITKSKDGKSKYSSLSLFDKYKGKSIETPKNTVVPRHGLQSLGKVATARRMPPPAHLPSLKSENKGNDPNVVIVPKDGTGWANKQEQPDQKSSIVSIQQLQELQPQQALQKSVSNLQKPSPIANPENTNTGGPKQWAQLNGKGVEPDGLRGSSRLQPFSHEEFPTLKAAGEQDKAGKERSGFDPSYGPGPSLRPQNVTSWREGGGRNLQPSSLTLAVPADPEGKPTAIGESGTLPASSHPSSATATTTSTSTITPSPSFDAKEPSLRPAQPVRRTTVPTALQYQLQHTSTAVYHDMLPAFMCSKETREAPGPDHAHNTVSAPVRFESKPTFKHNYAKPELVNGDLRRENRFVRAPPRVSSQPIHRPGDKPLRPAIINPEDLKDLDELDNDCEDGWAGLHEEVDYSEKLKFSDDEEDHAPCEKNKAWTDWENENQRDCHSSLSIDDSHPQESPEDNYRYQHHHEPLRKTSGRCSSADSQQKHHGDPALEQEDHQRQSHVQPPGRGKFVPAELSEAVERARRRREEEERRAREERLAACAEKLKKLDEKFGKIERQTSKTDDGHKDLEGRDVTLSPNRDQNKCHHDNWQYSTKDGNQSATDNTSAHSYQEESGFSGYRGSDEEGLESSSPPGDSTVRHTTKPIPPRFQKQPHHQQQEQSYKMQHWQQSGHPSTTSSSHAQRGYYPPHVLGFDPRWMMMPPYMDPRMTQGRSPVEYYSSSAGMIKPMMPQDHSPVSDEGCHSSLHPERRAPSTESCTMWNQESYPLRSFTPPYQRQHESSESLRRDDRGDMTCPQHDSYEERAKERLDRLQDNLPCHSYLNRGSDRENRHHDELLSPAHPPHHGDTDYQRLDHRDKYMREAAESHDDASDKDIWKRDSLKKDNGQWSEPSSSCSSVGQPSETSGRMLTRRTGPIKKPVLKALKVEDKENEKPKPEPDEKPVPYRFEKEVLTNVYDLKKDNQPPNSRRSASPIEKQPEEKQRQSPAPTKTDKPLSTHNEDFTKDNSWENGKIHSPRDGHEGREPQLHRRNNWIFIDEEQAFGGVRVTGRGGSRGFREFNSRGGGRGGRNGDGLRGTYNNNNSGSAPHRASRGRAVPRDHVKMEEFQRGKPRRRNVSETLSEASEYEEMPKRRRQKGSENSEIYTESEVRKADRDSWRSNKVYTDDQASTDSREKPKARGVGGRALPPRLNMSGGYNRNYGGSRDMSSWRGRGTQFTNNSASGQENGYDPGHENVYSRRSAVENLKYTPKFTVSLNENGTEDREGEYYFDNDNPDRQVLRRRRPPRQDKPPRFRRLRQERDPGSNQWTSDEYLNGDFANWPGRAKGDDSWPSGSYTGRSAQHGQAEEWETGSENSDFGDWRDKRSGSGSSAQQGLSDIPSDPSHGEPGASEKRELSKRSFSSQRPLVDRQNRKGEPPVLETNKMSRTPENPPTSSNRSDNWPNGNVSCRRTPEEAGSVYGIDQPEERDSCESTGKKLNKDLKQGPVKTDIESLSQYELGSYQLESDTGGPVPSSDGYQEALSKKQRRPQDEERRRKEQGATMPGKNRVMASKIPPRFAKKQGSVTLDHPEDALSSNNLGTEIWETNSSALSVPASGGDSWTKQVSYTGSEPNSEDSDASPDQSKEQHKPGPIGNERSLKNRKGSEGVDRLEGGPITPVNGVDLHVDSVLPVPPIEFGVSAKDSDFSIQPGSTAVPVSNPVNKLQDALTNNTALNQTIPMLRSNHLQPGINLNPLSFPSADLTLKMESARKAWENSQSLPEQGSPGGSSSGPQPPCSVGSSSGVSYSSFGGVSMPPMPVASVAPSMSMQGNHIPPLYLDGHVFPSQPRLVPPTLTQQQSYQQAAAAQQIPISLHTSLQAQAQLGLRGGLPVSQSQEMFSSIPPFRSQVYMHPNLSQPNPMVLSGGAPLKGPYSGFPGMQPSEMVKPQSSSHYQPMNGNQPMVYDNQMNQGPGMGSSQLMDSQLIQVTMPLPGSQLRYGSAQQHLILPQSIQLQQGQNLSVGAPRRMMPPGSQPPVMPGSREGSQMDMKNFQFSEKPSHSPGISGGTYRPGSASPSGKPSGPGGPLPAHFSQQVPTAQGSMMMHMRPPTTGPFPNPIQRPVMQVNKSVIIRSPPYSNPGRDPPHSTPPSAPEPPIKGPEDGMKTKTIRDVRKAVGEGKAPPVGLTSKLQEPLPTGQAKPARTGAIKPQAVKVEEGKA; encoded by the exons ATGTCCGATCGTTTGGGGCAAATTACCAAGTCCAAGGATGGGAAAAGCAAGTATTCCTCGCTCAGCCTATTTGACAAGTACAAGGGAAAATCAATAGAAACCCCCAAAAATACAG TAGTTCCTCGACATGGCTTACAGAGTCTTGGCAAAGTGGCAACAGCCCGGCGTATGCCCCCACCTGCTCATCTGCCgagtttaaaatctgaaaacaaagGAAACGATCCAAACGTGGTCATTGTGCCTAAAGACGGAACAGGATGGGCAAACAAGCAGGAACAACCCGATCAAAAGAG TTCTATTGTATCAATACAACAGCTGCAGGAGTTGCAGCCACAGCAGGCTTTACAGAAATCTGTCTCCAATCTTCAGAAACCATCACCAATAGCCAACCCAGAG AACACAAACACAGGTGGACCAAAGCAATGGGCCCAGCTAAATGGAAAGGGAGTAGAGCCGGATGGTTTAAGGGGCTCAAGCCGACTTCAACCCTTCTCTCACGAGGAATTTCCCACACTGAAAGCAGCTGGAGAACAGGACAAGGCTGGCAAGGAAAGAAGCGGCTTCGATCCGTCGTATGGGCCAGGACCAAGCCTCCGCCCCCAGA ATGTAACAAGTTGGAGGGAAGGCGGTGGCAGGAACCTTCAACCTTCATCCCTGACCCTCGCTGTGCCAGCAGATCCTGAGGGGAAGCCTACTGCCATAGGTGAGTCTGGGACACTCCCAGCCTCATCTCACCCTTCCTCTGCCACTGCTACCACTACATCCACTTCAACAATAACTCCGTCACCAAGCTTTGATGCTAAAGAGCCTTCCTTGAGACCAGCTCAGCCTGTTCGCAGAACAACAGTCCCTACAGCCCTGCAATACCAACTTCAACACACTTCAACCGCTGTCTACCATGATATGTTACCTGCATTT ATGTGTTCTAAGGAAACACGGGAAGCCCCAGGACCAGACCATGCACATAATACTGTATCAGCCCCCGTTCGTTTTGAAAGTAAACCAACTTTTAAACACAATTATGCTAAACCGGAGTTGGTAAA CGGAGACTTGAGGAGAGAGAATCGTTTTGTTCGTGCACCACCCAGGGTCTCCTCTCAGCCCATCCATAGGCCAGGTGACAAGCCACTTCGGCCAGCTATCATCAATCCTGAAGACCTGAAGGATCTGGATGAGCTAGACAATGACTGTGAGGATGGATGGGCAG GACTCCATGAAGAAGTGGATTATAGTGAAAAACTTAAATTTAGTGATGATGAAGAGGATCATGCCCCTTGTGAGAAAAACAAAGCATG GACTGATTGGGAAAATGAAAACCAGCGTGACTGCCACTCCTCCCTAAGTATAGACGACTCTCACCCCCAGGAGAGCCCAGAAGATAACTATCGCTACCAACATCATCATGAACCTCTGAGGAAAACCAGCGGCAGATGCAGCTCTGCAGACAGTCAG CAGAAACACCATGGTGACCCTGCACTGGAACAAGAGGACCATCAACGGCAATCTCATGTTCAGCCTCCGGGCAGGGGGAAGTTTGTGCCGGCCGAGTTGTCTGAGGCTGTTGAAAGAGCTCGCAGACgtcgggaggaggaggagcggcgaGCGCGGGAGGAACGATTAGCTGCATGTGCTGAAAAACTTAAGAAACTAGATGAAAAGTTTGGCAAAATTGAGAGACAGACTTCTAAAACAGATGACGGTCACAAAGATCTAGAGGGAAGGGATGTTACTCTCTCTCCCAACCGAGATCAAAATAAATGCCACCATGACAACTGGCAATACagcacaaaag ATGGAAATCAAAGTGCCACTGATAACACTTCAGCGCATAGCTATCAAGAGGAGTCGGGCTTCTCTGGTTACCGTGGAAGTGACGAGGAAGGTCTAGAGTCCTCTTCCCCCCCAGGAGACAGTACTGTTCGCCATACAACTAAACCAATTCCTCCCCGATTTCAAAAGCAGCCACATCACCAGCAACAG gAGCAATCATACAAAATGCAGCACTGGCAACAATCAGGCCATCCCTCTACCACGAGCTCAAGCCATGCTCAACGGGGTTATTATCCCCCACATGTTCTCGGATTTGACCCTCGCTGGATGATGATGCCACCTTATATGGATCCCCGCATGACCCAAGGAAGATCTCCGGTGGAATATTATTCATCGTCAG ctgggATGATAAAACCTATGATGCCCCAGGATCACAGCCCTGTGTCTGATGAAGGTTGCCATTCAAGTTTACATCCAGAGAGGAGAGCACCATCCACTGAATCGTGCACCATGTGGAACCAAGAAAGCTATCCCTTGCGCAGCTTCACTCCACCCTATCAAAGACAACATGAAAGCTCTGAGAGTTTGCGCCGAGATGACAG aggtgACATGACATGCCCCCAACATGACTCTTATGAGGAGAGAGCTAAAGAACGCCTAGACCGTCTTCAAGATAATCTCCCTTGTCATTCATACCTCAATAGAGGGTCGGACAGGGAAAACAGACACCATGATGAATTACTGTCTCCAGCTCACCCTCCTCATCATGGAGACACGGATTATCAAAGATTGGACCACAGAGACAAATACATGAGGGAGGCAGCTGAGTCACATGATGATGCATCAGACAAGGATATTTGGAAAAGGGATTCACTCAAGAAAGACAATGGTCAGTGGTCTGAACCCAGTTCCAGCTGCAGCAGTGTTGGACAGCCTTCTGAGACTAGTGGCAGAATGCTTACTCGCAGAACTGGCCCAATCAAAAAGCCAGTTCTTAAAGCTCTAAAAGTAGAAGATAAGGAAAACGAGAAGCCTAAACCGGAGCCTGATGAGAAACCTGTACCATATCGCTTTGAAAAAGAAGTTCTCACCAATGTATATGACTTGAAGAAAGACAACCAGCCACCAAACAGCAGGCGCTCGGCTTCACCTATTGAAAAACAGCCTGAAGAGAAGCAGCGTCAGTCCCCTGCTCCTACTAAAACTGACAAACCTTTGAGCACCCACAATGAAGACTTTACAAAAGACAACAGCTGGGAGAATGGCAAGATTCATTCACCTAGAGATGGCCATGAAGGTCGTGAGCCACAGTTGCATCGTCGTAATAACTGGATTTTTATTGATGAAGAGCAGGCCTTTGGTGGTGTGAGGGTCACAGGGAGGGGTGGCAGTCGTGGCTTTAGGGAATTTAACTctagaggtggagggagaggtggaagAAATGGAGATGGTCTCAGAGGAacttacaacaataacaacagtggAAGTGCCCCTCACCGGGCAAGCAGAGGCCGTGCAGTCCCTAGGGATCATGTAAAAATGGAAGAATTCCAAAGGGGTAAGCCGAGGAGACGCAATGTCAGTGAAACCTTGAGCGAAGCTTCAGAATATGAAGAAATGCCCAAGAGACGCCGCCAGAAGGGCtcagaaaatagtgaaatatacACAGAATCTGAAGTCCGGAAAGCTGACAGGGATTCGTGGAGATCAAACAAGGTGTATACTGATGACCAAGCATCAACTGATTCCAGAGAAAAACCTAAAGCAAGGGGTGTTGGAGGTCGTGCCCTTCCTCCAAGACTGAACATGAGTGGAGGCTACAATCGAAACTATGGTGGGTCTAGAGACATGTCCTCATGGAGGGGCCGGGGAACTCAGTTTACTAACAACAGTGCATCGGGGCAAGAAAACGGTTATGATCCAGGACATGAAAATGTCTACTCCCGTAGATCTGCTGTTGAGAATCTGAAATACACCCCTAAATTTACAGTATCCTTAAATGAAAATGGCACTGAAGACCGTGAAGGGGAGTACTACTTTGACAATGACAACCCTGACAGACAAGTTTTAAGAAGACGCAGACCTCCACGTCAAGACAAACCCCCACGTTTCCGAAGGTTAAGGCAAGAACGTGACCCTGGCTCAAACCAATGGACAAGTGATGAATACTTAAACGGTGACTTTGCAAACTGGCCTGGACGCGCCAAAGGAGATGACAGCTGGCCCAGTGGATCCTATACTGGGCGTTCTGCTCAACATGGCCAAGCAGAGGAATGGGAAACTGGTTCAGAAAACAGTGACTTTGGGGACTGGCGGGACAAGAGGAGTGGAAGTGGCAGCTCAGCTCAACAGGGCCTCTCTGATATCCCTTCAGACCCAAGTCATGGTGAACCAGGTGCCAGTGAGAAAAGAGAACTTTCAAAGAGAAGCTTTTCCAGTCAAAGACCTCTTGTAGATCGACAGAACAGAAAAGGAGAGCCGCCTGTCCTGGAAACAAACAAGATGTCACGTACACCTGAAAATCCTCCAACTTCATCAAACAGAAGTGACAATTGGCCTAATGGAAATGTGTCTTGTAGGAG GACCCCAGAAGAGGCAGGATCAGTTTATGGCATAGATCAGCCTGAGGAAAGGGACTCCTGTGAGTCCACTGGGAAGAAGTTAAACAAGGACCTGAAGCAAGGACCTGTGAAGACAGACATTGAATCCTTGTCACAGTATGAGCTTGGTAGCTATCAAC TTGAAAGTGACACAGGAGGACCAGTGCCAAGCTCAGATGGTTACCAAGAAGCTTTGTCTAAGAAGCAGAGACGGCCACAAGatgaagaaaggaggagaaaggaacAGGGAGCTACA atgccAGGGAAGAACAGGGTTATGGCATCCAAGATTCCTCCTCGCTTTGCAAAAAAACAAGGAAGCGTGACTCTCGACCATCCTGAGGATGCACTCTCTTCTAATAATCTTGGAACAGAAATCTGGGAAACGAATAGCTCAG CTCTTTCAGTTCCCGCTTCAGGTGGAGATTCTTGGACTAAACAGGTCTCGTACACGGGGAGTGAGCCCAACTCTGAG GACTCTGATGCAAGCCCAGATCAAAGCAAAGAACAGCACAAGCCAGGTCCTATTGGAAACGAACGCTCCTTGAAGAACCGCAAAGGTTCAGAGGGTGTTGATAGGCTTGAAGGTGGTCCTATTACTCCAGTCAATGGTGTGGATCTTCATGTGGACAGTGTGCTGCCTGTGCCTCCGATTGAGTTTGGTGTTAGTGCCAAAGACTCTGATTTTAGTATACAGCCAGGTTCTACTGCAGTGCCTGTGTCAAATCCTGTAAACAAGCTTCAGGATGCACTTACCAATAAT ACTGCGCTTAATCAGACTATCCCAATGCTCCGTTCAAACCATTTGCAGCCTGGTATAAACCTCAATCCCTTATCATTTCCTTCTGCTGACTTGACATTGAAA ATGGAGTCTGCTCGTAAAGCGTGGGAGAACTCCCAGTCACTGCCTGAGCAGGGATCTCCTGGAGGTAGTAGTTCAGGCCCTCAGCCTCCATGCAGTGTAGGTTCATCTAGTGGTGTCAGCTACAGCTCTTTTGGTGGAGTGTCCATGCCCCCAATGCCTGTAGCATCAGTCGCACCCTCCATGTCAAtgcaag GAAACCATATCCCCCCTTTGTACTTGGACGGTCATGTATTTCCTAGCCAGCCTCGCCTTGTGCCACCCACcttgacacaacaacagtcttATCAACAG gCGGCTGCAGCCCAGCAGATTCCTATCTCTTTGCACACATCTCTTCAGGCTCAGGCTCAGCTGGGGCTTCGAGGGGGTCTTCCTGTCTCTCAATCTCAAGAGATGTTCAGTTCAATTCCCCCATTCAG atcCCAGGTTTACATGCACCCAAATCTATCCCAGCCCAACCCCATGGTTCTGTCAGGTGGAGCCCCCCTCAAAGGGCCCTACTCGGGTTTTCCTGGTATGCAGCCGTCTGAAATGGTGAAGCCTCAGTCTAGCTCCCACTATCAGCCAATGAATGGCAACCAGCCTATGGTCTATGATAACCAGATGAATCAGGGTCCTGGGATGGGGTCTTCCCAGTTGATGGACTCTCAACTCATCCAG GTGACCATGCCTCTACCTGGGTCCCAGCTACGCTATGGATCTGCGCAGCAGCATCTGATTCTCCCCCAGTCCATACAGTTGCAACAGGGGCAGAACTTGTCTGTGGGAGCGCCACGTCGAATGATGCCTCCAGGTTCTCAGCCCCCTGTCATGCCTGGCAGTAGAGAG GGGTCACAGATGGACATGAAGAATTTTCAGTTTTCTGAAAAACCCAGTCATTCCCCGGGTATCTCTGGAGGAACATATAG GCCTGGGTCTGCAAGTCCCAGTGGGAAGCCCTCTGGTCCTGGAGGACCTCTGCCAGCGCACTTTTCTCAACAG GTTCCCACTGCTCAGGGCAGCATGATGATGCACATGCGCCCACCCACCACAGGCCCTTTCCCTAACCCCATACAGAGACCAGTCAtgcaggtcaacaaatctgtcaTAATCCGCTCCCCCCCTTATTCCAACCCTGGCCGTGACCCTCCTCACTCTACTCCTCCCTCAGCCCCTGAGCCCCCTATCAAAGGGCCAGAGGATGGCATGAAG aCCAAAACCATCCGAGATGTGCGCAAGGCAGTTGGTGAAGGCAAGGCACCACCAGTGGGATTAACCAGCAAACTACAGGAGCCTCTTCCTACAGGGCAAGCCAAACCAGCACGCACTGGAGCTATCAAACCCCAGGCTGTTAAAGTAGAGGAGGGCAAGGCGTAA